In Penaeus chinensis breed Huanghai No. 1 chromosome 26, ASM1920278v2, whole genome shotgun sequence, a single genomic region encodes these proteins:
- the LOC125039177 gene encoding porphobilinogen deaminase-like yields METNGNGHNQEGSLMRIGSRESELALKQTYMVRDSLQKIHPDMKFEIVTMKTKGDKILNVALSKIGSKSLFTKELEIALEEGTVDIVVHSLKDLPTTLPDGMVIGAICEREDPRDAVIMHPKYSSCKLDSLPKDSVIGTSSLRRGAQLKRRFPDLKFESVRGNLNTRLRKLDEADDYAALILAVAGVVRMGWKNRISQYLDDDLCMYAVGQGALAVECREGDTNTIELLGQLCHTQTMIATTAERAFMRTLEGGCSAPVAAHTKITDDSIELKGGVWSLDGSEELLKTQSVSLQAANSTDGMQPPAKMAKTSIALCGIVPHPKYAENMMKAHGLGVDLATALLEQGAERILKEAKAANAASAPNVPPQKVAVVSESIQEKEEQTVQSS; encoded by the exons CTGGCTCTCAAACAGACATATATGGTGCGAGATTCCCTGCAGAAGATACACCCTGACATGAAATTTGAGATTG TGACTATGAAAACCAAAGGTGACAAGATCCTGAATGTTGCTTTATCCAAGATTGGCAGCAAAAGCCTCTTCACTAAAGAGCTGGAAATTGCCCTAGAAGAGGGGACAGTAGATATTGTTGTTCACTCTCTTAAG gACCTCCCAACCACACTCCCTGATGGTATGGTCATCGGTGCAATCTGTGAGCGTGAAGATCCTCGTGATGCAGTTATCATGCACCCAAAGTACTCGAGTTGCAAGTTAGACTCTCTTCCTAAAGACTCTGTCATAG GAACCAGCTCTCTACGGCGTGGTGCTCAGCTCAAGAGACGATTTCCCGATCTCAAATTTGAGAGTGTAAGAGGGAACCTGAACACACGCTTACGGAAACTTGACGAAGCAGATGACTATGCAGCTTTGATTCTGGCTGTTGCAGGAGTGGTTAGGATGGGATGGAAGAACAGAATTTCTCAG TATCTGGATGACGACCTCTGCATGTATGCTGTGGGACAGGGAGCGCTTGCTGTGGAGTGTCGAGAAGGGGACACCAACACCATAGAACTATTAGGCCAACTTTGTCACACCCAGACAATGATTGCTACCACAGCTGAGAGGGCCTTCATGCGGACTTTGGAGGGTGGTTGCTCTGCGCCTGTAGCAGCTCATACAAAG ATAACGGATGACAGTATTGAGCTGAAAGGTGGAGTCTGGAGTCTGGATGGATCAGAGGAACTTCTCAAAACCCAGTCTGTGTCACTTCAGGCAGCTAATTCCACTGATGGCATGCAACCTCCTGCAAAAATGGCAAAGACCTCCATTGCTCTGTGTGGCATTGTGCCCCATCCAAAGTATGCTGAAAACATGATGAAAGCACATGGACTTGGAGTTGATCTGGCCACTGCATTGTTAGAGCAAGGTGCTGAAAGAATCTTGAAAGAAGCCAAGGCTGCAAATGCTGCCAGTGCCCCAAATGTCCCACCACAGAAGGTAGCTGTTGTTAGTGAATCTattcaagagaaagaagaacagacagTTCAAAGTTCATAG